Part of the Procambarus clarkii isolate CNS0578487 chromosome 20, FALCON_Pclarkii_2.0, whole genome shotgun sequence genome, TGACAgttttagcctccaccaccttctcacctaacttgttccaaccgtctactactccttgaaagtgaattttcttgaaTTTTCTTTTCAAGAAACGTGTGTGTTCTTGCATGTTTATAAGTGTTTACTGTGtgattgcaggatcgagctgatagctcttggaccccgccttacaaaccgtcggttgtctactgTACTAATTTTCGGCCTTTTTACTAATATGTATATTTCTAACGCAcacacaccagttaattgacaattgagaggcgggaccaaagagccagagctcaacccccgctagcgcaactaggtgagtacacagccccAGGAtgtagcccatagcagctgtctaactcccacgtacctattttctgtaaggtgaacaggagcataagGTGAAACTCTGCGCATTTGTTTCTGGCTCAGCCGGAAACCGAACCCGGGCCCATAGAACTAAGACCCCtgagtgttttgtgtgtgtgagtgagcgtgtgtgtgggagagtgcgtctgagtgtggtgtattagagtGCTTGTATGTATGAGTGCTTGTCCATGTGAGTGTGTGTCTGAGTACGtgagtgtgagttcgtgtgtgcgagAGAGTGCGTGCGAATATCACAGAGGGCGTGTGTGAGAGTACGTGTGCGTGAGTAcgtatgtatgtgagtgtgtgtgtactcacctatttgtattcacctatttgtgcttgcgggggttgagctttggctctttagtcccgcctctcaactgtcaatcaactggtgtacagattcctgagcctactgggctctgtcatatctacatttaaaactgtgtatggagtcagcctccaccacatcacttcctagttcgttccatgtgagtgtgtgtattcacttagttgtgcttgcgggggttgagctctgctctttcagcccgcctctcaactgtcaatcaatcaactgttaccaactactaatttttttcacacacacacccaggaagcaacccgtaacagctgtctaactcccaggtacctatttactagtaggtaacaggaacatcagggtgaaagaaactctgcccatttgtctctgcctagtccgggaatcgaacccgggccacaggattacgagccctgcgcgctgtccactcagctaccagaccccatatgtgtgagtgcatgtgtgtCAGAGTTCGTGTGTAATTTCCTGTGTAATTAcctatatactcacctagatgtactcacctagatgtactcacctagatgcactcacctagatgtactcacctagatgtacacacctagatgtactcacctagatgtactcacctagatgtacacaCCTAtccgtgcttgcaggatcgagctaggCTGACAGCCCCGCCTTCCAAATTAATGCATTGACTCATTTAATGCATCTCGAGTTTATATCTTtgacccctcgttctgctgttcctgGCTTTGAAGAATGCtgctttgtctaccctgtcaatttccattagaattttgtatgttgttatcatgtcccctctatcCTCCAATGTGTTAGTGTTCAGTTCTCTCAGATTTTCCTCATAGCTTAATCCCTCTAGGTCAGGAACAAGTCACGTTACATACCTTCGGACCATTTCGAGTGGGTGTGCGAgaatgtgtgtgttagtgtgtcagagtgcgtgtgagtgtgtcagagtgcgtgtgagtgtgtgtcagagtgcatgtgagtgtgtgtgtgagtgtgtcagagTGCATGTGTGAGTGTGTCAGACTGCATGTGAGTGCATGTGTGAGTGTGTCAGAGTGCATGTGAGTGCCTTCTTACCACCTGACTGCATATAAAGTGTTGCTCTCTGGTGATCTATAATTAGTATAACACGTCTACTTTTGCTCTTTTATTTCTTTAACTATTTATCTCACTTCCTTCTTTCCACTCACTCGTAATTAACCACATTATCATGTAATTATTCATATTTATCTACGTGAGAGTGCCGGTTATACAGGAGCCCATCATATGGCACTACTGGCCGCGCGCCACCATGTAAACAAAGTCAGCTGATCACCTGAGAATTTTTAAACTAAAAAGAGAGCTCTGTACTCTTGAATTCACGCAGCCATTTCGCTTTAACGATGGTTTTCACTGCACTAGTCACTCGTTAACACTGTCGTCCCAGTAAAGGCTCTGTTGGGCGAGTTAATACACATAAATTGACAGAATCACGATTGACAGAATCACTTGGTCCTCCCGGGAAGGCGGGAGCTTTGGTATCCAAAACCTGCACAGGTATTGAAATGATGACGTCATAGTGATGTCACAACCCTAGtaaataccatatatatatatatatgtcgtacctagtagccagaacgcacttctgagcctactatgcaaggcccgatttgcctaataagccaagttttcatgaattaattgtttttcggcaacctaacctacctaacctaacctaacctaactttttaggctacataacctaacctaaccaataaagataggttaggttaggttaggtagggttggttaggttcggtcatatatctacgttagttttaactccaataaaaaaaaattgacctcatacataatgaaatgggtagctttatcatttcataagaaaaaaattagaaaaaatatattaattcaggaaaacttggcttattaggcaaatcgggccttgcatagtaggctgagaagtgagttctggctattaggtacgacatatatatatatatatatatatatatatatatatatatatatatatatatatatatatatatatatatatgtcgtacataatagccagaacgcacttctcagcctactattcaaggcccgatttgcctaataagccaagttttcatgaattaatgttttttcgtctacctaacctacctaacctaacctaacctagctttttttggctacctaacctaaccttacctataaatataagttaggttaggttaggtagggttggttaggttcggtcatatatctacgttaattttaactccaataaaaaaaaattgacctcacacatagagaaaagggttgctttatcatttcataagaaaaaaattatagtaaatatattaattcaggaaaacttggcttattaggcaaatcgggccttgaatagtaggctgagaagtgagttctggctactaggtacgacatatatatatatatatatataaatataatatactaCATTTGATCTCTTATTTTCGTTAGGTTAATAAGTTAGATGACATTGGgttagtttagttttatgctggattgggataggttgggttaggttaaattTGGTTTGTACGAGGATAGGTTAATTAAGAGTGATGACGTAGACAGGCCAAAACTTTTCTCAGGTTTTGGACTCGACGGTGAGCAAATGAGTGTATTAGGCTACAACAACACGTCATCGGTTCAACAACAAGAGTAGTTTAGTACTTCTTCTTTGTTGCTCGTCTCCTCTCGCTGTAGCCTTCGtcattatcatttatcaatttgcTTGGTGTATATTAATTCCTCCTTAGCCAAGACATTTAGCCTGGTGGTGGATTTACGCCTACACTTTCGTCTTAAATTTCCATGATAAGGGATGAAAATCCAGTTTTGTTGTCTTCGTAACTTATTTGGCTAAATGTTAGCAaactgtgtgtaattacctaaatgtaactACCTAtgagtagttacaggatgagagctacgctcgtggtgtcccgtcttcccagtactctttgtcatataacgctttaaaaTTAGTGACGCTTttagccttcaccaccttctcacttaacttgttccaactgtctaccactctctgaaagttaattttcttatatttcttcggcagctttgttagcttaaatctatgacctcttgctcTTGAAgtaccaggtctcaggaattcttccttatcaactctgtcgattcccgttactattttgtacgtagtgatcatatcgtctCTCTTccctctatcttctagttttgattatttaatgcctctagcctctcctcgAAGCTCTTATTTTTCAGTTtcgggagccatttagttgcatgtctttgcacctttacaaatttgttgatttgtttcttgATAAGATacaggcaccatacaaccacttgtgtactcacctagttgagcatgcggggggttgagcttctgctctttggtcccgactcttaattatatgagtgtgtgtgtttttgctatGTGTGCCTGCAGGACTGctaggaccccgcctttctacctGCCcgctgtctaatgtactgacctgtcttcctctatcatatctactaacacacacacctcctcaggatgcgtgtgtgttagagagaaatattagTTGAGGTCATTTTCAGTCCTTCCGTGACCGTTGCGAAGGAAGGTTCCTTCCTCGGTCCTTCCGTGACCGTTGCGAAGGAAGGTTCCTTCCTCGGTCCTTCCGTGACCGTTGCGAAGGAAGGTTCCTTCCTCGGTCCTTCCGTGACCGTTGCGAAGGAAGGTTCCTTCCTCGGTCCTTCCGTGACCGTTGCGAAGGAAGGTTCCTTCCTCGGTCCTTCCGTGACCGTTGCGAAGGAAGGTTCCTTCCTCGGTCCTTCCGTGACCGTTGCGAAGGAAGGTTCCTTCCTCGGTCCTTCCGTGACCGTTGCGAAGGAAGGTTCCTTCCTCGGTCCTTCCGTGACCGTTGCGAAGGAAGGTTCCTTCCTCGGTCCTTCCGTGACCGTTGCGAAGGAAGGTTCCTTCCTCGGTCCTTCCGTGACCGTTGCGAAGGAAGGTTCCTTCCTCGGTCCTTCCGTGACCGTTGCGAAGGAAGGTTCCTTCCTCGGTCCTTCCGTGACCGTTGCGAAGGAAGGTTCCTTCCTCGGTCCTTCCGTGACCGTTGCGAAGGAAGGTTCCTTCCTCGGTCCTTCCGTGACCGTTGCGAAGGAAGGTTCCTTCCTCGGTCCTTCCGTGACCGTTGCGAAGGAAGGTTCCTTCCTCGGTCCTTCCGTGACCGTTGCGAAGGAAGGTTCCTTCCTCGGTCCTTCCGTGACCGTTGCGAAGGAAGGTTCCTTCCTCGGTCCTTCCGTGACCGTTGCGAAGGAAGGTTCCTTCCTCGGTCCTTCCGTGACCGTTGCGAAGGAAGGTTCCTTCCTCGGTCCTTCCGTGACCGTTGCGAAGGAAGGTTCCTTCCTCGGTCCTTCCGTGACCGTTGCGAAGGAAGGTTCCTTCCTCGGTCCTTCCGTGACCGTTGCGAAGGAAGGTTCCTTCCTCGGTCCTTCCGTGACCGTTGCGAAGGAAGGTTCCTTCCTCGGTCCTTCCGTGACCGTTGCGAAGGAAGGTTCCTTCCTCGGTCCTTCCGTGACCGTTGCGAAGGAAGGTTCCTTCCTCGGTCCTTCCGTGACCGTTGCGAAGGAAGGTTCCTTCCTCGGTCCTTCCGTGACCGTTGCGAAGGAAGGTTCCTTCCTCGGTCCTTCCGTGACCGTTGCGAAGGAAGGTTCCTTCCTCGGTCCTTCCGTGACCGTTGCGAAGGAAGGTTCCTTCCTCGGTCCTTCCGTGACCGTTGCGAAGGAAGGTTCCTTCCTCGGTCCTTCCGTGACCGTTGCGAAGGAAGGTTCCTTCCTCGGTGGATGTGTGACCGTTGCGAAGGAAGGTTCCTTCCTCGGTGGATGTGTGACCGTTGCGAAGGAAGGTTCCTTCCTCGGCGGATGTGTGACCGTTGCGAAGGAAGGTTCCTTCCTCGGCGTATGTGTGACCGTTGCGAAGGAAGGTTCCTTCCTCGGCGTATGTGTGACCGTTGCGAAGGAAGGTTCCTTCCTCGGCGTATGTGTGACCGTTGCGAAGGAAGGTTCCTTCCTCGGTGGATGTGTGACCGTTGCGAAGGAAGGTTCCTTCCTCGGCGTATGTGTGACCGTTGCGAAGGAAGGTTCCTTCCTCGGTGGATGTGTGACCGTTGCGAAGGAAGGTTCCTTCCTCGGTGGATGTGTGACCGTTGCGAAGGAAGGTTCCTTCCTCGGTGGATGTGTGACCGTTGCGAAGGAAGGTTCCTTCCTCGGTGGATGTGTGACCGTTGCGAAGGAAGGTTCCTTCCTCGGTGGATGTGTGACCGTTGCGAAGGAAGGTTCCTTCCTCGGTGGATGTGTGACCGTTGCGAAGGAAGGTTCCTTCCTCGGTGGATGTGTGACCGTTGCGAAGGAAGGTTCCTTCCTCGGTGGATGTGTGACCGTTGCGAAGGAAGGTTCCTTCCTCGGTGGATGTGTGACCGTTGCGAAGGAAGGTTCCTTCCTCGGTGGATGTGTGACCGTTGCGAAGGAAGGTTCCTTCCTCGGTGGATGTGTGACCGTTGCGAAGGAAGGTTCCTTCCTCGGTGGATGTGTGACCGTTGCGAAGGAAGGTTCCTTCCTCGGTGGATGTGTGACCGTTGCGAAGGAAGGTTCCTTCCTCGCTGGATGTGTGACCGTTGCGAAGGAAGGTTCCTTCCTCGCTGGATGTGTGACCGTTGCGAAGGAAGGTTCCTTCCTCGGTGGATGTGTGACCGTTGCGAAGGAAGGTTCCTTCCTCGGTGGATGTGTGACCGTTGCGAAGGAAGGTTCCTTCCTCGGTGGATGTGTGACCGTTGCGAAGGAAGGTTCCTTCCTCGGTGGATGTGTGACCGTTGCGAAGGAAGGTTCCTTCCTCGGTGGATGTGTGACCGTTGCGAAGGAAGGTTCCTTCCTCGGTGGATGTGTGACCGTTGCGAAGGAAGGTTCCTTCCTCGGTGGATGTGTGACCGTTGCGAAGGAAGGTTCCTTCCTCGGTGGATGTGTGACCGTTGCGAAGGAAGGTTCCTTCCTCGGTGGATGTGTGACCGTTGCGAAGGAAGGTTCCTTCCTCGGTGGATGTGTGACCGTTGCGAAGGAAGGTTCCTTCCTCGGTGGATGTGTGACCGTTGCGAAGGAAGGTTCCTTCCTCGGTGGATGTGTGACCGTTGCGAAGGAAGGTTCCTTCCTCGGTGGATGTGTGACCGTTGCGAAGGAAGGTTCCTTCCTCGGTGGATGTGTGACCGTTGCGAAGGAAGGTTCCTTCCTCGGTGGATGTGTGACCGTTGCGAAGGAAGGTTCCTTCCTCGGTGGATGTGTGACCGTTGCGAAGGAAGGTTCCTTCCTCGCTGGATGTGTCTTGTTTGGAAGTTATTTATGTTAAATAATTTAAACTTTATATTAAGGAAAGCACAATGTTCGAGCGTAATGTACCGGTTTTCTTCAGTGTTTTCTAGTACTTGTGTGGCCGTTGAGAGCTACTGTTTGTGTGCCATTAACGTCAAAATGGAACCTTTTGTCTTACGAGACAAATTCTGTTGTATTTTTACTGTTCATAATTCAGCTCTACACAAACAGCGCTGTGATTTAAATCTCGTATGAAAGCTGTGTTACAATTTCAAAAAATCACATGTTCCCAACTAAATATCGGCGACCAGCTTGGATTTAAAGGTCAAATTTAACTGAAATCATCAAATCATCACAAATATATTTCTAAACCcccaaaacttaaaaaaaaacttgTACTATGCAACATTTTAGGACAAGCCAATAAAAATATCATTTCTATCATGCTCAATTCATTTTGAATTTGTCGTGGCTGTCATGGagatggaagggggaagggaaggaaatttaattatcagaagaaagtgccaagccattacgactatatagcacttggaggagggggggggaacattCTTATTGAGCTGTTATGCAAAACAAATACACGTTGGGTGCATTTCattcagcctttcttcgtaactaacACCCAGCCACTTTGAgtagacggtagagcaacggttatttttttaaattttgccccgaggggcgagtttattgggcagcgccactcatcttatgagtgaacataccgccatagcagaatgtacaacactccccaataggaagaaaacccgctgggttgttcttcctatcacttgtacccagacacagctgggacttgcttaactgtctcaagtgaacagctcctcaaacaagaagattagagcaacggtctcgcgtcatgcaggtcggcgttcaatccccgaccgtccaagtagttgggcagcattcctttcccctcgtcctatcccaaatccttatcctgaccccttcccagtgctataaactcgtaatggcttggcgctttccccctgataaataaaaaaaatgtgtctaatgcctcttagttctgggactagcctagtggcatccctctgaactttttccagcttcgtcttgtgcttgacaaggtacgggctccatgctggggccgcatactccaggattggtcttacatatgtggtgtacaagattctgaatggttccttacacacgttcctgaaggctgttctgatgttagccagcctcgcatatgccgcagatgttattctttttatgtgggcttcaggagacaggtttggtgtgataacttctggatctttctctctgtccatttcatgaaggacttcatctcccattctgtatccagtgtctggcctcctgtttccactgcctagtttcattaccttacatttactcgggttgaactgtagtagccatttgttgaaccattcatgcagtctgtctaggtcatcttgtagcctcacgctgtcttcctctgtcttactcCTCATAATTTTGACTTCATCATCAAACAATGAGagcaacgagtctattccctctgagagatcatttacatatatcagaaatagtataggtctaaggactgaaccctgtgggaccccactggtgaagtcccgccaatctgagacctcacccctcacagtgactcgctgtcttctgttgcttagctactcccttatccaacggagtactttcccttttatttctgcctgcatctccaacttgtgcactagtctctcgtgtggtactgtgtcgaagggtttcttgcaatccaaaaatatgcagtctgcctaccctgctctttcttgcctgatttttgttgcctggtcgtagaattcaattactcCTGTGAGGAATGACTTGTCATCCCTGAATGATGACAAGTCattctgatgttgtgttacaaggtTCTTTCGCTCCTGATATTTCTTatcgagttcctcacacacttccttttcgtttgtagtgaatccttctgcccctatcctcagattCATTaccttgttccttcactgttgttttcctcctgatgtggctgtgcagcaatttaggttgagtctttgccttgcatgATATGCATGATATGTGCATGATATgtcattttcattttgcccttttgcttgatacctgcttgatggggttctgggagttcttctactccccaagcccggcccgagttccaggcttgacttgtgagagtttggtccaccaggctgttgcttgcagcggctcgcaggcccacataccaatCACagaccggttggtccggcacttcttgaagaaaacaatctagttttctcttgaagatgtccacggttgttccggcaatatttcttatgctcgctggaagggtgttgaacaaccgcggacctctgatgtttatacagtgttctctgattgtgcctatggcacctctgctcttcactggttctattctgcattttcttccatatcgttcactccagcaaggtgttattttactgtgcagatttgggacctgtccctccagtattttccatgtgtatattatttggtatctcgtctcctttctaggaagtacatttggagagctttgagacgataccaataatttaggtgctttatctcgtctatgcgtgccgtatatgttctctgtattctctctatttcagcaatctctccttctctgaagggggaagtgagtactgagcagtactcaagacggaacaacacaagtgacttgaagagtacaaccattgtgatgggatctctggaattgaaggttctcgtaatccatcttattatttttctggctgtcgcaatatttgcttggttatgctccctaaacgttaggtcgtcggacatcattattcccagatccttgacatgctgttttcctactatgggcatattcgattgtgtttttaccctgtattatgtttcagatcctcatttttgccgtatctgagtacctggaatttatcaccgttaaatatcatgttattttctgctgcccaatcgaaaacgttGTTAAcgtctgtttgtagtttttcaatgtctttagcagaggtaatttttatgctgatttttgtatcatctgcaaaggatgacacgaaggtgtgacttgtatttttgtctacatctgatatgagaataaggaacagcagtggtgcaaggactgtaccttgaggtacagagcttttaactgcgcttggactcgattttacttgattgactgttactctgtgttctgttcgacaggaaattgagtatccagcgcccTACTTTATCAGTTATACCcaatgacctcattttgtgtgcaatcactccatggtcacatttatcgaatgcctttgcaaaatctgtgtatacaacatctgcattatgtttttcttctaatgtctcagtgattttgtcataatggtcaagtagctgtgagaggcatgatcttcctgctctaaatccatgttggcctgggttgtggaggtcattggtttccatgaatctagtgacctgactcctgatcactctctcaaatacttttattatgtgggacgttagtgcaactgtctctcttctcaccctaacttattcattcctggcactttggtatccttctctgctctctagcgtCCTCTTATTTCTCTAGTTACCCTCGCCCTTGTACTTAGctccttagctagcttacatctctgattaaaccatggtgtgtgtgtgtgtgtgtgtatgtatgtgtgtgtgtgtgtgtgtgtgtgtgtatgtgtgtgtgtgtgtgtgtatgtgtgtgtgtttactagttgtgttttgcgggggttgagctttgctctttcggcccgcctctcaactgtcaatcaactgtttactaactacttttttttttttccccacaccacacacacacacacacacccaccccaggaagcagcccgtgacagctgactaactcccaggtacctatttactgctaggtaacaggggcacttagggtgaaagaaactttgcccatttgtttctgcctcgtgcgggaatcgaacccgcgccacagaattacgagtcctgcgcgctatccaccaggctacgaggtgtgtgtgtgtgtgtgtgtatgtgtgtgcgtgtgtgtgtgtgtgtgtgtgtgcgtgtgcgtgtgcgcgtgtgcgcgcgcgcgcgcatgtcGTGATAACATTATCCCAACAGGAAGGGAACACATCCTAATGTAAAGTTCACAACACATCATATGTCCGTCTACACGAACGTGTCCGTCTACACGAACGTGTCCGTCTACACGAACGTGTCCGTCTACACGAACGTGTCCGTCTACACGAACGTGTCCGTCAACACGAACGTGTCCATCAAGGCAACAGACAAGCAACAATAAAGCAatctttattaatattaaatatcaTGCTACAGTTACAATCAATGAATTATATCACAATAAAAACAAACTTAATATTTTCAAAGAATTCTGGAGCAGGATTCACCCACCAgcgaaacctgtccatctttccacAATCATGGCGgccttgtttacatttattaaacaatatatgaGCTCGGTGGCgccacgaggttgtttataacaacaataaccttgggttgtgaagtgtTGAGACTCGTAAACTGTGCAGTATATGTAAACAAGGCCGGCATGATGGGtgtaagatgtacaggtttcgtaaggtgaTGGGTAAAAGCGTGATGAATACTATGCTCTTACTAATATAAAGTGTTGATAAGTGTCCTTATTCTTAGAAAGTGTTGACAAGTGGCCTCACTAATCTACAGTGATGAGGGAGGGCCCTCACTAATCTACAGTGATGAGGGAGGGCCCTCACTAATCTACAGTGATGAGGGAGGGCCCTCACTAATCTACAGTGATGAGGGAGGGCCCTCACTAATCTACAGTGATGAGGAAGGGCCCTCACTAATCTACAGTGATGAGGGAGGGCCCTCACTAATCTATAGTGATGAGGGAGGGCCCTCACTAATCTACAGTGATGAGGGAGGGCCCTCACTAATCTACAGTGATGAGGGAGGGCCCTCACTAATCTACAGTGAGAGGGAGGGCCCTCACTAATCTACAGTGAGAGGGAGGGCCCTCACTAATCTACAGTGATGAGGGAGGGCCCTCATTAATCTACAGTGATGAGGGAGGGCCCTCATTAATCTACAGTGATGAGGGAGGGCCCTCACTAATTTACAGTGATGAGGGAGGGCCCTCACTCATCTATAGTGATGAGGGAGGGCCCTCACTAATCTACAGTGAGAGGGGAGGGCCCTCACTAATCTACAGTGAGAGGGAGGGCCCCTCGCCATCCTACAGTGAGGGGGAGGGCCCCTCACCATCCTACAGTGAGGGGGAGGGCCCCTCGCCATCCTACAGTGACGGGGAGGGCCCCTCACCATCctacagtgaggggggagggccCCTCACCAACCTACAGTGAGGGGGTGGGCCCCTCACCATCCTACAGTGAGGGGGAGGGCCCCTCACCATCCAACAGTGGGGGGAGGGCCCCTCGCCATCCTACAGTGACGGGGGAGGGCCCCTCACCATCCTACAGTGAGGGGGAGGGCCCCTCACCAACCTACAGTGAGGGGGAGGGCCCCTCACCATCCTACAGTGAGGGGAGGGCCCCTCACCAACCTACAGTGAGGGGGAGGGCCCCTCACCAACCTACagtgaaggaggggaggggccctCACCATCctacagtgaggggggaggggcccTCACCATCCTACAGTGAGGGGGAGGGCCCCTCACCATcctacagtgagggaggggaggggcccTCAACATCctacagt contains:
- the LOC138366784 gene encoding hornerin-like — protein: MHISCISCKAKTQPKLLHSHIRRKTTVKEQDTSSEEGTFLRNGHTSTEEGTFLRNGHTSTEEGTFLRNGHTSTEEGTFLRNGHTSTEEGTFLRNGHTSTEEGTFLRNGHTSTEEGTFLRNGHTSTEEGTFLRNGHTSTEEGTFLRNGHTSTEEGTFLRNGHTSTEEGTFLRNGHTSTEEGTFLRNGHTSTEEGTFLRNGHTSTEEGTFLRNGHTSTEEGTFLRNGHTSTEEGTFLRNGHTSTEEGTFLRNGHTSSEEGTFLRNGHTSSEEGTFLRNGHTSTEEGTFLRNGHTSTEEGTFLRNGHTSTEEGTFLRNGHTSTEEGTFLRNGHTSTEEGTFLRNGHTSTEEGTFLRNGHTSTEEGTFLRNGHTSTEEGTFLRNGHTSTEEGTFLRNGHTSTEEGTFLRNGHTSTEEGTFLRNGHTSTEEGTFLRNGHTSTEEGTFLRNGHTYAEEGTFLRNGHTSTEEGTFLRNGHTYAEEGTFLRNGHTYAEEGTFLRNGHTYAEEGTFLRNGHTSAEEGTFLRNGHTSTEEGTFLRNGHTSTEEGTFLRNGHGRTEEGTFLRNGHGRTEEGTFLRNGHGRTEEGTFLRNGHGRTEEGTFLRNGHGRTEEGTFLRNGHGRTEEGTFLRNGHGRTEEGTFLRNGHGRTEEGTFLRNGHGRTEEGTFLRNGHGRTEEGTFLRNGHGRTEEGTFLRNGHGRTEEGTFLRNGHGRTEEGTFLRNGHGRTEEGTFLRNGHGRTEEGTFLRNGHGRTEEGTFLRNGHGRTEEGTFLRNGHGRTEEGTFLRNGHGRTEEGTFLRNGHGRTEEGTFLRNGHGRTEEGTFLRNGHGRTEEGTFLRNGHGRTEEGTFLRNGHGRTEEGTFLRNGHGRTEEGTFLRNGHGRTEEGTFLRNGHGRTEEGTFLRNGHGRTEEGTFLRNGHGRTEEGTFLRNGHGRTEEGTFLRNGHGRTEEGTFLRNGHGRTENDLN